One genomic segment of Stenotrophomonas sp. 704A1 includes these proteins:
- a CDS encoding SDR family NAD(P)-dependent oxidoreductase: protein MSFQDKVAIVTGGGRDIGRAVSIKLAAAGARVCINYANDEASAQDTLAQIQAAGGQAIVHRADVTDAAAVAGLVAATQAAFGERIDLLVNVAGGMVQRRPLAEIDPAFFHTVMDLNLTSTYLTTHAVVPHMGEGAAIVNLASQAGRDGGGPGASIYATAKAAVMTFTRAMAKELGPKGIRVNALCCGMIATRFHDEFTKPEVRTAVAGNTPLRRQGVPDEAADAAVFLASEAAAFITGANLDVNGGTYFS, encoded by the coding sequence ATGTCGTTCCAGGACAAGGTGGCCATCGTCACCGGTGGTGGCCGTGACATCGGCCGTGCCGTCTCGATCAAGCTGGCCGCCGCCGGCGCACGCGTCTGCATCAACTACGCCAACGATGAAGCCAGTGCGCAGGACACGCTGGCACAGATCCAGGCCGCCGGTGGCCAGGCCATCGTGCATCGCGCCGATGTGACCGACGCGGCCGCCGTGGCCGGCCTCGTCGCCGCTACCCAGGCCGCGTTCGGCGAGCGCATCGACCTGCTGGTGAACGTGGCCGGCGGCATGGTGCAGCGCCGTCCATTGGCCGAGATCGATCCGGCGTTCTTCCACACGGTGATGGACCTCAACCTGACCTCCACCTACCTGACCACCCACGCGGTGGTGCCGCACATGGGCGAAGGCGCGGCCATCGTCAATTTAGCTTCGCAGGCCGGCCGTGATGGCGGCGGCCCGGGCGCGTCGATCTATGCGACCGCCAAGGCCGCGGTGATGACCTTCACCCGCGCCATGGCCAAGGAACTGGGGCCGAAGGGCATCCGGGTGAACGCGCTGTGCTGCGGCATGATCGCCACCCGCTTCCATGACGAATTCACCAAGCCGGAAGTGCGCACCGCCGTCGCCGGCAACACCCCGCTGCGCCGCCAGGGCGTGCCTGACGAAGCCGCCGATGCGGCGGTGTTCCTGGCCTCGGAGGCAGCGGCGTTCATCACCGGTGCGAACCTGGACGTCAACGGCGGCACCTACTTCTCCTGA
- a CDS encoding YnfA family protein: MKTLGLFLLTALAEIVGCYLPWLWLRKGGSAWLLVPAAASLALFAWLLTLHPTASGRVYAAYGGVYIGTALFWLWLVDGIRPSRWDLLGAALCLAGMAVIMFGPRQPG, translated from the coding sequence GTGAAGACGCTGGGGCTGTTCCTGCTGACCGCACTGGCCGAGATCGTCGGCTGCTACCTGCCGTGGCTCTGGCTGCGCAAGGGCGGCAGCGCCTGGCTGCTGGTGCCGGCGGCGGCCAGCCTGGCGCTGTTCGCCTGGCTGCTGACCCTGCACCCCACCGCCAGCGGCCGGGTCTACGCGGCCTACGGCGGCGTCTACATCGGCACCGCGTTGTTCTGGCTGTGGCTGGTCGATGGCATCCGTCCCAGCCGCTGGGACCTGCTGGGGGCCGCACTGTGCCTGGCCGGCATGGCGGTGATCATGTTCGGGCCGCGCCAGCCGGGCTGA
- a CDS encoding oligoalginate lyase, translating into MRLQPLYVSSHRLALALALAAPLALLPAAPLLAAPTAAARQSDAAPVLVTRAQWQQMASEGTRYPWFAKEQARTETSLKKMMKAGIDVPVPKDKGGGRTHEQHKRNYQALLAAGTLYRLTGDRTYVTYARDMLLQYAKLYPTLGPHPEGRGQIPGRVFWQVLNDSVWLVNAIQGYDAIRDALSAEDRDTIESKVFRPMAEFLVSEPKNYDQIHNHATWAVAATGMTGYVLRDPDLVEKSLRGSQKDDTFGFLRQIDLLFSPDGYYEEGPYYQRYALAPFLLFANAIERNEPQRKIFQRRDGVLLKAVDVLVQTSYGGLFFPINDAILDKGLDTEELVAGIGIAYARTGDDRLLSVAQQQKRLLLSPEGLQVAQALAANKARPFDYRPMLLRDGPDGDRGGLAILRMGGERGQALVQKDTLQGMGHGHFDKLNWLFYDNGNPVVTDYGAARFLNVEAKRGGIYLAENRSWAKQTVAHNTLVVDEQSHFGGDWKRGEHHAPQVRFFQADADTQIASATMRNAYPGVVFTRTQALLRHPDLGLPVVLDLLQVHGDRAARYDLPLHFNGHIVTTGFEAEHFPAQRPVLGKDNGYQHLWLDARSTPGSEPRTLAWLLDGRFYTYRFGSSAPAQALLVESGANDPEFNLRREPALLQRVEGQKDVTFFSVLEPHGEYNGTAEYVHGADSRIKDIVRSRGSDAEVIELRLASGARIALGVADDSSAKGEHSVNVDGHAYRWSGSHARMDRSKGDAK; encoded by the coding sequence ATGAGGTTGCAGCCGTTGTACGTTTCGTCGCACCGCCTGGCCCTGGCACTGGCCCTGGCCGCGCCGCTTGCCCTGCTGCCGGCGGCGCCGCTGCTGGCGGCCCCGACCGCTGCGGCGCGCCAGAGCGACGCCGCCCCGGTGCTGGTGACCCGCGCGCAGTGGCAGCAGATGGCCAGTGAAGGCACCCGCTACCCGTGGTTCGCCAAGGAACAGGCACGCACGGAAACGTCGCTGAAGAAGATGATGAAGGCCGGCATCGACGTGCCGGTGCCCAAGGACAAGGGCGGCGGCCGCACCCATGAGCAGCACAAGCGCAATTACCAGGCGCTGCTGGCGGCCGGCACGCTGTACCGGCTGACCGGCGACAGGACCTATGTGACGTACGCGCGCGACATGCTGCTGCAGTACGCCAAGCTCTATCCGACGCTGGGGCCGCACCCGGAAGGCCGCGGGCAGATTCCCGGCCGCGTGTTCTGGCAGGTGTTGAATGATTCGGTGTGGCTGGTCAACGCCATCCAGGGCTACGACGCGATCCGCGACGCGTTGTCGGCCGAAGACCGCGACACCATCGAGTCGAAGGTGTTCCGGCCGATGGCCGAATTCCTGGTGAGCGAACCGAAGAACTACGATCAGATCCACAACCACGCCACCTGGGCGGTGGCGGCCACCGGCATGACCGGCTACGTGCTGCGCGACCCGGACCTGGTGGAGAAATCGCTGCGCGGCAGCCAGAAGGACGACACGTTCGGCTTCCTGCGGCAGATCGACCTGCTGTTCTCGCCCGATGGCTATTACGAGGAAGGCCCGTACTACCAGCGCTATGCGCTGGCCCCGTTCCTGCTGTTCGCCAATGCGATCGAACGCAACGAACCGCAGCGGAAGATCTTCCAGCGCCGCGACGGTGTCCTGCTGAAGGCCGTGGATGTGCTGGTGCAGACCAGTTACGGCGGTCTGTTCTTCCCGATCAACGATGCCATCCTGGACAAGGGGCTGGATACCGAGGAGCTGGTGGCAGGCATCGGCATCGCCTATGCGCGCACCGGCGATGACCGCCTGCTGTCGGTGGCCCAGCAGCAGAAGCGGTTGCTGCTGTCACCCGAAGGCCTGCAGGTGGCGCAGGCACTGGCCGCCAACAAGGCCCGGCCCTTCGATTACCGGCCGATGCTGCTGCGTGACGGCCCCGACGGCGATCGCGGTGGCCTGGCGATCCTGCGCATGGGCGGCGAACGCGGCCAGGCGCTGGTGCAGAAGGACACCCTGCAGGGCATGGGCCACGGCCATTTCGACAAGCTCAACTGGTTGTTCTACGACAACGGCAACCCGGTGGTGACCGACTACGGCGCGGCGCGCTTCCTCAATGTGGAAGCCAAGCGCGGCGGCATCTACCTGGCCGAGAACCGCAGCTGGGCCAAGCAGACCGTGGCCCACAACACGCTGGTGGTGGACGAGCAGAGCCACTTCGGTGGCGACTGGAAGCGTGGTGAGCACCATGCGCCGCAGGTGCGCTTCTTCCAGGCGGACGCCGATACCCAGATCGCCTCGGCCACGATGCGCAATGCCTACCCCGGCGTGGTGTTCACCCGTACCCAGGCGCTGCTGCGCCACCCCGATCTGGGCCTGCCGGTGGTGCTGGACCTGCTGCAGGTGCACGGCGACAGGGCCGCGCGCTACGACCTGCCGCTGCATTTCAACGGCCACATCGTCACCACCGGTTTCGAGGCCGAACACTTCCCCGCGCAACGCCCGGTGCTGGGCAAGGACAACGGCTACCAGCACCTGTGGCTGGACGCGCGCAGCACGCCCGGCAGCGAGCCGCGCACGCTGGCCTGGCTGCTGGATGGCCGCTTCTACACCTATCGCTTCGGCAGCAGCGCACCCGCACAGGCGCTGCTGGTGGAAAGCGGTGCCAACGACCCGGAATTCAACCTGCGCCGCGAACCGGCCCTGCTGCAGCGCGTGGAAGGCCAGAAGGACGTGACCTTCTTCAGCGTGCTGGAACCGCATGGCGAGTACAACGGCACCGCCGAGTACGTGCACGGCGCCGACAGCCGCATCAAGGACATCGTGCGCAGCCGCGGCAGCGATGCCGAGGTGATCGAACTGCGGCTGGCCAGCGGTGCACGCATCGCCCTCGGCGTGGCCGATGACAGCAGCGCCAAGGGCGAGCACAGCGTGAACGTCGATGGCCACGCCTACCGCTGGAGCGGCAGCCATGCGCGCATGGACCGCAGCAAGGGTGACGCGAAATGA
- a CDS encoding GDSL-type esterase/lipase family protein, with product MQRWIPLLSLALGAAVAAPVAQAAPVWVTAWTASPAPDRKDNKGDLPVQFAAQTVRQDIRVGSRGEALRLRISNELGDAPLHVEDIRVRLKDGRAAALPVTVDGRRAIDVPVGAALLSDPLALPVAALQEISVTAYFPQPTRPAVRRTVVRVVEGKQQDVADSVRVGYQQNVFSAVLVQRADRPQVIVALGDSITEGATATRGSFNQWPERLGERLQQACPDRFVVLNQGISGNKLLDHGRSHSALSRLDRDAIAVADADQVILFEGINDIRHGGGASPLPGRNAPDMLLGYRQVAARLHAHGIRAYLGTLTPFGGSERYEPVSAATRTSINQWARSTDSGFDGVVDFDAALRDPLQPEALPASITRDHLHPNDEGYRRMAEAIDLEMLGCKAPR from the coding sequence ATGCAGCGTTGGATTCCCCTGCTTTCGCTGGCCCTCGGCGCTGCCGTGGCCGCCCCCGTCGCCCAGGCCGCACCGGTCTGGGTGACTGCCTGGACCGCTTCACCGGCACCGGACCGCAAGGACAACAAGGGGGACCTGCCGGTGCAGTTCGCCGCGCAGACCGTGCGCCAGGACATCCGGGTCGGCAGCCGTGGCGAGGCGTTGCGGCTGCGCATCAGCAACGAACTGGGGGATGCTCCGCTGCATGTGGAGGACATCCGCGTGCGCCTGAAGGATGGCAGGGCTGCGGCGCTGCCGGTCACCGTCGATGGCCGTCGTGCCATCGACGTGCCGGTGGGTGCCGCGCTGCTGAGTGATCCGCTGGCACTGCCGGTGGCGGCGTTGCAGGAGATCAGCGTGACCGCCTACTTCCCGCAGCCGACCCGGCCGGCGGTGCGCCGTACCGTGGTGCGGGTGGTCGAGGGAAAACAGCAGGACGTGGCCGACAGCGTCCGCGTGGGCTACCAGCAGAACGTGTTCTCGGCGGTGCTGGTGCAGCGCGCGGACCGCCCGCAGGTGATCGTGGCGCTGGGTGATTCGATCACCGAGGGCGCCACGGCCACGCGTGGCTCGTTCAACCAGTGGCCGGAGCGGCTGGGCGAACGCCTGCAGCAGGCCTGCCCGGACCGCTTCGTGGTGCTCAACCAGGGCATCAGCGGCAACAAGCTGCTCGACCACGGCCGCAGCCACAGTGCACTGTCACGCCTGGACCGCGACGCGATCGCGGTGGCCGACGCCGACCAGGTGATCCTGTTCGAAGGCATCAATGACATCCGCCACGGTGGCGGCGCATCGCCGCTGCCGGGGCGCAACGCACCAGACATGCTGTTGGGTTACCGGCAGGTGGCCGCACGCCTGCACGCGCATGGCATCCGGGCCTACCTCGGCACGCTGACGCCGTTCGGCGGCTCCGAGCGCTACGAACCGGTCTCGGCCGCGACCCGTACCTCGATCAACCAGTGGGCGCGCAGCACGGACAGCGGCTTCGATGGCGTGGTCGACTTCGATGCGGCGCTGCGTGATCCGCTGCAGCCGGAAGCGCTGCCGGCCAGCATCACCCGCGATCATCTGCATCCGAACGATGAAGGCTACCGGCGCATGGCCGAAGCGATCGATCTGGAGATGCTGGGGTGCAAGGCCCCACGCTGA
- a CDS encoding MFS transporter: MNGPALVSQLRKVPVRSAVRWLIVGLIAVATVINYIDRNALAVMWPEIAREVGATKDDYALLVTVFMLFYAAGQFLFGRLFDMIGTRLGFALSISVWSISIALHSVTHSMLSFSLVRAMLGISEAGAWPGAVKANAEWFPARERALAQGIFNAGASIGAIVSAPAIAALYLWLGWRGTFVLVGAIGFLWLLPWLFVYRAGPDRHPWVSDAERRLILEDQAGQQAATTPKVSVRSLLAHRQSWGMLACRFLLDPIWWLFVSWLPIYLAETFGFDIKQIGLFAWVPFVGAMLGSLSGGWLSGRLIRAGQSVDRARKLSITLGCVIMAPALLGAVLANQPLFAVLAIAAVLFGFQVAIGNIQTLPGDLFGGRSVGTLAGLGGLAAVAGTLITTWLVPVLTRHSYAPIFILVAALVPLSLAALWWWTGPIHKLDRPSG; encoded by the coding sequence ATGAACGGCCCTGCGCTGGTGAGCCAGCTGCGCAAGGTGCCGGTACGATCGGCCGTACGCTGGCTGATCGTCGGCCTGATCGCCGTGGCCACGGTCATCAACTACATTGACCGCAATGCGCTGGCGGTGATGTGGCCGGAGATCGCCAGGGAAGTGGGCGCGACCAAGGATGACTACGCGCTGCTGGTGACGGTGTTCATGCTGTTCTACGCCGCCGGCCAGTTCCTGTTCGGGCGCCTGTTCGACATGATCGGCACGCGCCTGGGCTTTGCGCTGTCGATCAGCGTGTGGTCGATCTCCATCGCGCTGCATTCGGTCACCCATTCGATGCTGTCTTTCAGCCTGGTGCGGGCGATGCTCGGCATCAGCGAGGCCGGTGCCTGGCCGGGCGCGGTGAAGGCCAACGCGGAATGGTTCCCGGCGCGCGAACGTGCACTGGCGCAGGGCATTTTCAACGCAGGCGCCTCGATCGGTGCGATCGTGTCGGCGCCTGCCATCGCCGCCCTGTACCTGTGGCTGGGCTGGCGCGGCACCTTCGTGCTGGTCGGGGCGATCGGCTTCCTGTGGCTGCTGCCGTGGCTGTTCGTCTACCGCGCCGGCCCCGACAGGCACCCGTGGGTGAGCGATGCCGAACGCCGCCTGATCCTGGAAGACCAGGCCGGCCAGCAGGCCGCCACGACGCCCAAGGTGAGCGTGCGTTCGCTGCTGGCGCACCGGCAGAGCTGGGGCATGCTGGCCTGCCGTTTCCTGCTGGACCCGATCTGGTGGTTGTTCGTGTCCTGGCTGCCGATCTACCTGGCCGAGACGTTCGGCTTCGACATCAAGCAGATCGGCCTGTTCGCCTGGGTGCCGTTCGTTGGCGCGATGCTCGGCAGCCTCAGTGGCGGCTGGCTGTCCGGGCGCCTGATCCGTGCCGGGCAGAGTGTGGACCGCGCACGCAAGCTGTCCATCACCCTGGGCTGCGTGATCATGGCCCCAGCCCTGCTGGGCGCGGTGCTGGCCAACCAGCCCTTGTTTGCGGTGCTGGCGATTGCCGCCGTGCTGTTCGGTTTCCAGGTGGCCATCGGCAACATCCAGACCCTGCCCGGCGACCTGTTCGGCGGTCGCTCGGTCGGCACCCTCGCCGGTCTCGGCGGCCTGGCCGCCGTGGCCGGGACGCTGATCACCACCTGGCTGGTACCGGTGCTGACCCGCCACTCCTACGCACCGATCTTCATCCTGGTCGCCGCGCTGGTGCCACTGTCGCTGGCCGCGCTGTGGTGGTGGACCGGCCCGATCCACAAACTCGACCGGCCCTCCGGCTGA
- a CDS encoding DUF962 domain-containing protein — translation MSRFASFREFYPFYLSEHRNPVSRRLHFIGSCGVLLLVAAALLRGQPMLLLAALACGYGFAWVGHLFFEKNRPATFRYPLYSFIGDWVMFADILRGRVKW, via the coding sequence ATGTCCCGTTTCGCCAGCTTCCGCGAGTTCTACCCGTTCTACCTCAGTGAGCACCGCAACCCGGTGTCGCGCCGGCTGCATTTCATCGGCAGCTGTGGGGTGCTGCTGCTGGTCGCCGCGGCGCTGCTGCGTGGCCAGCCGATGCTGCTGCTGGCCGCTCTGGCCTGCGGCTATGGTTTCGCCTGGGTCGGCCACCTCTTCTTCGAGAAGAACCGCCCGGCAACGTTCCGCTACCCGCTGTACTCGTTCATCGGCGACTGGGTGATGTTCGCCGACATCCTGCGCGGGCGGGTCAAGTGGTGA
- a CDS encoding polysaccharide lyase 6 family protein: MRTESTSHRLPSRSPGFLITTGLALCLTTQPALAASWLVHDAAEFATASAALQPGDEIVLADGTWNDTRLLLKGQGTAAAPITLRAQTPGKVILSGRSDLRLAGSYLQVSNLVFRNGYTPGDAVVAFRESSKAVASHSRVTGLVIDDYTHPDAADQDYWVSLYGSHNRLDHSQLRGKGNAGPTVVVVRDATQGLDNQHRIDHNWFGPRPALGVNGGETLRVGTSDTSLSDSNSTVENNWFEGCDGETGVVSNKSGGNTFRGNVFYRSAGALTLRHGNGNRVIDNVFLGDDKAGTGGVRIINADQTVSNNYFERLAGSSNRSALAVMDAQAAPPLSGYAPVVNATISRNTFVDVAKISFGVGHDADKGMVVAASNSRFSGNLIVNRTSRNPPTAASSLAGIAFSGNLQSPQASTVFPGGVDSASVTLQQAASGLWVAATALPAVGADPALAMIPREQTGVDWYPKVGEVASSRISTGVDR; this comes from the coding sequence ATGCGTACCGAATCGACTTCGCACCGCCTGCCCAGCCGTTCCCCTGGATTCCTCATCACAACTGGTCTGGCACTGTGCCTGACCACGCAGCCGGCACTGGCTGCCAGCTGGTTGGTCCACGACGCCGCCGAGTTCGCCACTGCCAGCGCCGCGCTGCAGCCCGGCGACGAAATCGTGCTGGCCGATGGGACCTGGAATGACACCCGCCTGCTGCTGAAGGGCCAGGGCACCGCGGCCGCACCGATCACCCTGCGCGCGCAGACGCCGGGCAAGGTGATCCTCAGCGGGCGGTCGGACCTGCGCCTGGCCGGCAGCTACCTGCAGGTCTCCAACCTGGTGTTCCGCAACGGCTACACCCCGGGCGATGCGGTGGTGGCCTTCCGCGAATCGAGCAAGGCCGTGGCCAGCCACAGCCGCGTGACCGGCCTGGTGATCGACGACTACACCCACCCGGACGCCGCCGATCAGGACTACTGGGTATCGCTGTACGGCAGCCACAACCGGCTCGACCACAGCCAGTTGCGTGGCAAGGGCAACGCCGGGCCGACCGTGGTGGTGGTGCGCGACGCCACCCAGGGCCTGGACAACCAGCATCGCATCGACCACAACTGGTTCGGCCCGCGTCCCGCGCTGGGTGTCAACGGCGGCGAGACGCTCCGTGTCGGCACCAGCGACACCTCGCTGAGCGATTCCAACAGCACTGTCGAGAACAACTGGTTCGAAGGCTGCGATGGCGAAACCGGAGTCGTCTCCAACAAGTCCGGCGGCAACACCTTCCGTGGCAACGTGTTCTACCGATCGGCCGGTGCGCTGACCCTGCGCCATGGCAACGGCAACCGGGTGATCGACAACGTGTTCCTCGGCGATGACAAGGCCGGCACCGGTGGCGTGCGCATCATCAATGCTGACCAGACGGTCAGCAACAACTACTTCGAGCGCCTCGCCGGCTCCAGCAACCGTTCGGCGCTGGCGGTGATGGATGCGCAGGCCGCCCCGCCGCTGTCGGGCTACGCGCCGGTGGTCAACGCCACCATCAGCCGCAACACCTTCGTGGACGTGGCGAAGATCAGCTTCGGCGTCGGTCATGATGCGGACAAGGGCATGGTGGTGGCCGCCAGCAACAGCCGCTTCAGCGGCAACCTGATCGTCAACCGCACCAGCAGGAATCCACCGACGGCCGCCAGTTCGCTGGCCGGCATCGCCTTCAGCGGCAACCTGCAGTCGCCACAGGCAAGCACCGTGTTCCCCGGCGGCGTGGACAGCGCCAGCGTCACCCTGCAGCAGGCAGCCAGCGGCCTGTGGGTGGCCGCCACCGCCCTGCCGGCGGTGGGTGCCGACCCGGCGCTGGCGATGATCCCGCGCGAACAGACCGGGGTGGACTGGTATCCCAAGGTGGGCGAGGTTGCCTCGTCCCGCATCAGCACCGGAGTGGATCGATGA